In one window of Leifsonia sp. NPDC080035 DNA:
- a CDS encoding GtrA family protein produces the protein MTIDREHVRQGLVFLAVGGASALIDAGVFWLLVTLGVWPTLASVISFLTAFVVNYRGNRDLVFRARASKGALVRYSILVVVNLGLSAGGVALGTEVIGLAPIVAKVATMVLVAVINFFVMRLWVFRHGGAAAESAPSTGTASRG, from the coding sequence ATGACGATCGACCGCGAGCATGTCCGGCAGGGCCTGGTCTTCCTCGCGGTCGGCGGCGCCAGCGCGCTGATCGACGCCGGCGTCTTCTGGCTGCTGGTGACGCTGGGCGTCTGGCCGACCCTGGCGTCGGTGATCTCGTTCCTGACGGCGTTCGTCGTCAACTACCGCGGCAACCGCGACCTGGTCTTCCGGGCGCGCGCGTCCAAGGGAGCGCTGGTGCGCTATTCCATCCTCGTGGTGGTCAACCTGGGCCTCAGCGCCGGGGGAGTCGCGCTCGGCACCGAGGTCATCGGCCTCGCCCCGATCGTCGCGAAGGTGGCGACGATGGTCCTCGTCGCCGTCATCAACTTCTTCGTCATGCGTCTGTGGGTATTCCGTCACGGGGGCGCAGCGGCAGAGTCCGCGCCGTCGACTGGAACAGCTTCGCGAGGATGA
- a CDS encoding amino-acid N-acetyltransferase, translated as MTSSSAPAPTNPTTSGFVVRRARTSDVPRIQELVEPLVNRRILLGKEAVTFYESVQEFRVAEDADGNLIGCGALHVMWSDLAEVRTLAVADAWLGKGVGRALLARLEEDARELGLSRLFCLTFEVGFFGRNGFEDMGEETVDPAMYAELVRSHDEGVAEFLDLARVKQNTLGNTRMLKHL; from the coding sequence GTGACCTCGTCTTCCGCCCCCGCGCCCACGAACCCGACGACGAGCGGCTTCGTGGTGAGGAGGGCGCGCACGAGCGACGTGCCGCGCATCCAGGAGCTGGTGGAGCCGCTGGTCAACCGGCGGATCCTGCTCGGTAAGGAGGCGGTGACCTTCTACGAGTCCGTGCAGGAGTTCCGGGTCGCCGAGGACGCCGACGGGAACCTGATCGGCTGCGGCGCCCTGCACGTCATGTGGAGCGACCTGGCCGAGGTGCGCACCCTCGCGGTCGCCGACGCCTGGCTCGGCAAGGGCGTCGGGCGAGCCCTGCTCGCCCGCCTCGAGGAGGACGCGAGGGAGCTCGGCCTCTCCCGGCTGTTCTGCCTCACCTTCGAGGTGGGTTTCTTCGGCCGCAACGGCTTCGAGGACATGGGCGAGGAGACGGTTGACCCCGCGATGTACGCCGAGCTCGTGCGCTCGCACGACGAGGGCGTCGCGGAGTTCCTCGACCTGGCCAGGGTCAAGCAGAACACCCTGGGCAACACCCGGATGTTGAAGCACCTCTGA
- a CDS encoding glycosyltransferase family 2 protein has product MYKDHRVAVVVPAYREEKHIADVIATMPDIVDDIIVIDDASPDDTLAVAQAAATERTTVLHHEVNQGVGGAIITGHKKAMELGADISVVMAGDGQMDVDYLPQLLNPITDSGYGFSKANRLFSSSSFAGMPRYRIFGNIVLTFMTKFSSGYWNLVDPQNGYTAITKEALSLVPLDKVAKRYEFENDLLIWLNINNVRAIDVPIPAIYGAEVSGIRLHQVVPRLLGTLWSGFWRRFWYKYVLWSFSPIALLFVLGTLLFVFGVIVGIWAIVIRLATPDPVSTGTWLLALAPTLVGIQFLLHAFMLDIEATPK; this is encoded by the coding sequence TTGTACAAGGATCATCGGGTTGCCGTCGTCGTGCCCGCGTACCGCGAAGAGAAGCACATCGCCGACGTCATCGCCACCATGCCGGACATCGTCGACGACATCATCGTCATCGACGACGCCAGCCCCGACGACACGCTCGCTGTGGCACAGGCGGCGGCGACCGAGCGGACGACGGTCCTCCACCACGAGGTGAACCAAGGCGTCGGCGGGGCGATCATCACCGGGCACAAGAAGGCGATGGAGCTCGGCGCCGACATCAGCGTCGTGATGGCGGGCGACGGGCAGATGGATGTGGACTACCTCCCGCAGCTGCTCAACCCGATCACGGACAGCGGCTACGGGTTCTCCAAGGCGAACCGGCTGTTCTCAAGCTCCAGCTTCGCGGGGATGCCGCGCTACCGGATCTTCGGCAACATCGTGCTCACGTTCATGACCAAGTTCTCCTCCGGCTACTGGAACCTCGTCGACCCGCAGAACGGCTACACCGCGATCACCAAGGAGGCGCTCAGCCTCGTCCCGCTGGACAAGGTCGCGAAACGCTACGAGTTCGAGAACGACCTCCTGATCTGGCTGAACATCAACAACGTCCGCGCCATCGACGTGCCCATCCCCGCGATCTACGGAGCGGAGGTCTCCGGCATCCGGCTGCACCAGGTGGTCCCGCGTCTGCTCGGGACGCTGTGGAGCGGCTTCTGGCGCCGGTTCTGGTACAAGTACGTGCTGTGGTCGTTCTCGCCCATCGCCCTGCTGTTCGTGCTCGGGACGCTGCTGTTCGTCTTCGGCGTCATCGTCGGGATCTGGGCGATCGTGATCCGGCTGGCGACGCCGGACCCCGTCTCGACCGGCACCTGGCTGCTGGCGCTCGCGCCGACACTGGTCGGCATACAGTTCCTGCTGCACGCATTCATGCTCGACATCGAAGCGACACCGAAATGA
- a CDS encoding aldo/keto reductase, which translates to MTETSISLNNGVQLPTLGLGVLQSEGGEATAAVSTALTAGYRLIDTAAAYFNEREVGRGIRDAGVARKDFFLTSKLWMTDYGFDSALRAFDTSTTKLGVDTLDLYLLHWPWPANWSATIDAYRAAERLLAEGRVRAIGVANFKPEHLRALVSQTDVVPAVNQIELHPNFQQPEQLAVHRELGIATQAWSPIGGVYGWAGENGAVPPLRNDVILAIAEAHGRTPAQVILRWHLQEGRSAIPKSVKPERIAENLDVFGFELSADEIGAINALDTGVRGAIDPDLVTSQAIDLTIDPA; encoded by the coding sequence ATGACTGAAACGTCTATCAGCCTGAACAACGGCGTGCAGCTGCCCACCTTAGGACTCGGTGTGCTGCAGAGCGAAGGCGGCGAGGCAACCGCGGCGGTCTCGACGGCGCTCACCGCCGGCTACCGCCTGATCGACACGGCGGCGGCCTACTTCAACGAGCGCGAGGTGGGGCGAGGCATCCGCGATGCCGGAGTGGCCCGGAAGGACTTCTTCCTGACATCGAAGCTATGGATGACCGACTACGGCTTCGACAGCGCCCTACGGGCCTTCGACACAAGCACGACCAAGCTCGGAGTGGACACCCTCGACCTCTACCTGCTGCACTGGCCGTGGCCCGCGAACTGGAGCGCGACCATCGACGCCTATCGCGCCGCGGAGCGCCTGCTCGCCGAGGGCCGGGTGCGGGCAATCGGGGTCGCGAACTTCAAACCAGAGCACCTGCGCGCGCTGGTGAGCCAGACGGATGTCGTGCCCGCCGTGAATCAGATCGAACTGCACCCCAACTTCCAGCAACCCGAGCAGCTCGCCGTGCACCGCGAACTCGGCATCGCGACCCAGGCCTGGTCGCCGATCGGCGGCGTCTACGGTTGGGCCGGCGAGAATGGGGCGGTGCCCCCGCTGCGCAACGACGTGATTCTGGCGATCGCGGAGGCGCACGGCCGCACGCCCGCCCAGGTCATCCTGCGCTGGCACTTGCAGGAGGGTCGCAGTGCGATCCCCAAGTCGGTCAAGCCCGAGCGGATCGCCGAGAACCTGGATGTGTTCGGCTTCGAGCTGTCCGCCGACGAGATCGGCGCCATCAATGCGCTCGACACCGGCGTGCGCGGAGCCATCGATCCTGATCTCGTGACCTCCCAGGCCATCGACCTCACGATCGACCCGGCCTGA
- the radA gene encoding DNA repair protein RadA, which produces MAKASVNYRCTECGWTAAKWVGRCGECGEWGTVAEATAPTGVLRALKPVTIGTDRAARAITEIGAESMQRRPSGIGEFDRVLGGGIVPGAAILLSGEPGVGKSTLLLEVASRAARERERVLYVSAEESVSQVRMRAERTGAIHDQLYLASETDLATIVGQIDAVQPSLVIVDSVQTVSSSSGEGIAGGPSQVREVASTLIRVAKERDLPILIVGHVTKDGSIAGPRLLEHLVDVVCQFEGDRQTALRFVRALKNRFGPTDEVGCFEMAGDGIAEVPDPSGLFLSRTTTPVSGTCVTVAMEGRRPLPVEVQALVVATTAPNPRRVTNGVDASRVAMLLAVLERRAGIRLGDKDVYVATVGGVRLTEPGADLAIALAIASAATDRAIPHTLAAFGEISLAGEVRPVSSGKQRAAEATRLGFATRIDERAASVREALRVAFQAAGSARERELDAAF; this is translated from the coding sequence GTGGCCAAGGCCAGTGTGAACTACCGGTGCACGGAGTGCGGCTGGACGGCGGCCAAGTGGGTGGGCCGGTGCGGCGAGTGCGGCGAGTGGGGAACGGTGGCGGAGGCGACGGCGCCGACGGGTGTCCTGCGCGCGCTCAAGCCGGTCACGATCGGCACGGATCGCGCGGCGCGCGCGATCACCGAGATCGGTGCGGAGTCCATGCAGCGCCGGCCGAGCGGCATCGGCGAGTTCGACCGGGTGCTCGGGGGCGGCATCGTGCCCGGGGCGGCGATCCTGCTGAGCGGCGAGCCCGGCGTCGGTAAGTCGACACTGCTGCTCGAGGTGGCGTCCCGTGCTGCGCGGGAGCGCGAGCGCGTCCTGTACGTGAGTGCGGAGGAGTCGGTCAGCCAGGTCCGCATGCGCGCCGAGCGCACCGGGGCGATCCACGACCAGCTCTACCTCGCGTCCGAGACCGACCTCGCCACCATCGTCGGGCAGATCGACGCGGTGCAGCCGTCCCTCGTCATCGTCGACTCGGTGCAGACCGTGTCCAGCAGCTCGGGGGAGGGCATCGCGGGCGGACCCAGTCAGGTGCGCGAGGTGGCGAGCACCCTGATCCGCGTGGCCAAGGAACGCGACCTGCCCATCCTCATCGTCGGGCACGTGACCAAGGACGGCTCGATCGCGGGCCCCCGCCTGCTGGAGCACCTGGTGGACGTGGTCTGCCAGTTCGAGGGCGACCGGCAGACGGCGCTGCGCTTCGTGCGCGCGCTCAAGAACCGCTTCGGCCCGACGGACGAAGTGGGCTGCTTCGAGATGGCCGGCGACGGCATCGCCGAGGTGCCCGACCCGAGCGGGCTGTTCCTCAGCCGCACCACCACGCCCGTCTCGGGGACGTGCGTAACGGTGGCGATGGAGGGGCGGCGGCCACTGCCGGTCGAGGTGCAGGCGCTCGTCGTCGCGACGACGGCGCCCAACCCGCGCCGGGTCACGAACGGAGTGGACGCATCCCGCGTCGCAATGCTGCTCGCGGTGCTGGAACGCCGGGCCGGCATCCGGCTGGGCGACAAGGACGTGTACGTCGCGACCGTCGGCGGAGTGCGTCTGACGGAGCCGGGCGCGGATCTCGCCATCGCCCTCGCGATCGCGTCCGCGGCGACGGACCGGGCGATCCCGCACACCCTCGCCGCGTTCGGCGAGATCAGCCTCGCCGGCGAGGTGCGGCCGGTCTCCAGCGGCAAGCAGCGCGCGGCCGAGGCGACGCGGCTCGGCTTCGCGACGCGCATCGACGAGCGGGCGGCGTCCGTTCGCGAGGCGCTCCGCGTGGCGTTCCAGGCGGCAGGGTCGGCCCGCGAGCGGGAGCTGGACGCGGCGTTCTGA
- a CDS encoding NADP-dependent oxidoreductase, translated as MRAIGLVEYGGPEVLHPVTLVDPHPGPGEVRVKVEAAAVAPVDAMLRRGELAGMNTGLSGPYVPGMEVAGIIDELGGGEDHVLGLTLGMRVVGFIDNAGSHGGYSDFVVLPAASVVEAPYGTTAEESASFVNNALTALNVLQTLSLPAGATLLVSGAAGSVGGYLTQLAAHQGLQVVAIAAESDELLVRFFGAEEFVPRMDGAPRQVRELVPGGVDAAADAALIGEPILAAIKDGGQLARLRFGEFRTERGIAVHQLNVRSRATDRDAIATLRDLVNDGVITTRVARIFPAAEAADAHRLLDAGATRGRLILRFPV; from the coding sequence ATGCGCGCCATCGGACTCGTCGAGTACGGAGGACCAGAGGTCCTCCACCCGGTCACCCTCGTGGACCCGCACCCCGGACCGGGCGAGGTTCGCGTCAAGGTCGAAGCCGCTGCTGTCGCACCCGTCGACGCGATGCTTCGACGCGGCGAACTCGCGGGCATGAACACCGGTCTCAGCGGCCCCTACGTGCCCGGGATGGAGGTCGCCGGCATCATCGACGAGCTCGGCGGGGGCGAGGACCACGTGCTCGGTCTCACTCTCGGAATGCGCGTCGTCGGGTTCATCGATAATGCCGGATCTCACGGCGGGTATAGCGATTTTGTCGTCCTCCCCGCCGCATCCGTTGTCGAAGCGCCCTACGGCACGACAGCCGAGGAGTCGGCAAGCTTCGTCAACAATGCGCTGACCGCGCTCAACGTCCTCCAGACGCTCTCTCTTCCTGCCGGCGCGACTTTGCTCGTGAGCGGCGCCGCCGGTTCGGTGGGCGGCTACCTCACCCAGCTCGCCGCACACCAGGGGCTACAAGTGGTCGCAATTGCAGCGGAGTCTGACGAGCTTCTCGTGCGCTTTTTCGGTGCTGAGGAGTTCGTTCCCCGCATGGACGGCGCTCCCAGACAGGTGCGGGAGCTGGTTCCCGGCGGCGTCGATGCGGCAGCGGATGCGGCCCTCATCGGAGAGCCGATCCTCGCTGCCATCAAAGACGGCGGCCAACTCGCGCGCCTGCGGTTCGGCGAGTTTCGCACGGAGCGCGGGATCGCCGTGCATCAGCTGAATGTGCGATCCCGGGCGACTGATCGTGACGCAATAGCGACTCTCCGCGACCTCGTCAATGACGGAGTCATCACCACGCGGGTAGCGCGGATCTTTCCCGCCGCCGAGGCCGCCGACGCACATCGCCTGCTTGACGCCGGGGCTACTCGCGGACGGCTCATCCTGCGCTTTCCCGTCTGA
- a CDS encoding NAD(P)-dependent alcohol dehydrogenase → MLTVPAYAAPSATEPLVPTTIQRRDTGANDVLIAIRYAGICHSDIHLVRGDWGPVTYPQVVGHEIAGEVVEVGSNVTKFEVGDRVGVGCMVNSCRECENCLAGFENYCLNGNTQTYGSVDRDGTITQGGYSTHVVVNEDFVLRLPEEIPYEAAAPLLCAGITTYSPLAHWNAGPGKKVAVVGLGGLGHLAVKLAAAMGADVTVLSQTLSKKEDGLRFGAKDYYATSDPATFDQLANRFDLIINTVSAPLDLSKYLGLLRLDGTMVNVGAPAEPLPITVFTLFGNRRSFAGSGIGSIAETQEMLDFCAAHGIAPEIELISADAINDAYERVLRSDVRYRFVIDASTL, encoded by the coding sequence ATGCTTACTGTTCCGGCGTACGCCGCCCCCTCGGCAACCGAGCCGCTCGTCCCGACCACGATCCAACGCCGCGACACCGGGGCGAACGATGTGCTGATCGCGATCCGTTACGCGGGGATCTGTCACTCGGACATCCACCTCGTCCGCGGCGACTGGGGACCTGTCACCTACCCGCAGGTCGTCGGGCACGAGATCGCAGGGGAAGTCGTGGAGGTGGGCTCGAACGTCACCAAATTCGAGGTGGGCGACCGGGTGGGAGTCGGGTGCATGGTGAACTCGTGCCGGGAGTGCGAGAACTGCCTGGCCGGCTTTGAGAACTATTGCCTCAACGGCAACACTCAGACGTACGGCTCCGTCGACCGGGACGGAACGATTACCCAGGGCGGCTACTCCACCCACGTGGTGGTCAACGAAGACTTCGTGCTGCGCCTGCCCGAGGAGATCCCCTACGAGGCCGCCGCGCCGCTGCTGTGCGCCGGGATCACCACGTACTCACCATTGGCTCACTGGAATGCCGGACCCGGAAAGAAGGTCGCGGTCGTCGGTCTGGGCGGGCTCGGGCACCTGGCGGTCAAGCTCGCGGCCGCGATGGGCGCCGATGTCACCGTCCTCTCTCAGACCCTGTCCAAGAAAGAAGATGGGCTGCGGTTCGGCGCGAAGGACTATTACGCCACGAGCGACCCGGCGACATTCGACCAGCTCGCCAACCGGTTCGACCTCATCATCAACACGGTCAGTGCACCCCTCGACCTGAGTAAGTACCTCGGCCTGCTGCGCCTCGACGGCACGATGGTCAACGTCGGTGCGCCGGCCGAACCGCTGCCGATCACCGTCTTCACGCTGTTCGGCAACCGACGTTCGTTCGCTGGTTCCGGCATCGGATCGATCGCCGAAACACAGGAAATGCTCGACTTCTGTGCGGCGCACGGCATCGCACCCGAGATCGAGCTGATCTCCGCTGACGCGATCAACGACGCGTACGAGCGGGTGCTCCGATCCGACGTGCGATACCGGTTCGTCATCGACGCGTCCACGTTGTAA
- a CDS encoding SDR family NAD(P)-dependent oxidoreductase, with product MILVTGASTGIGLATAEALARAGHRVVLHARKPDGVSNPALRAQMHGLIFGDLSDQQQTRELAVAANELGRFDAVIHNAGVINGPVTAVNVIAPYILMATLTAPRRSIVLSSSMHRSGSTDLNRAFRGPGDYSTSKLLATTLALALAARTSTLSHAVDPGWVPTRMGGPNAPDDFDAGHRTQEWLATADPKDILPVSGGYWHHLRPQDPHPYTTDPAFQDSLVEKLARLTGVAFPK from the coding sequence ATGATCCTGGTGACCGGCGCCTCGACCGGAATCGGGCTGGCCACAGCCGAAGCTCTTGCGCGCGCCGGTCACCGGGTCGTCTTGCACGCACGAAAGCCCGACGGTGTCTCCAATCCGGCTCTTCGGGCCCAGATGCATGGCCTCATCTTCGGCGACCTGTCCGACCAGCAGCAGACGCGAGAGCTCGCCGTTGCCGCGAACGAACTCGGACGATTCGACGCCGTCATTCACAACGCGGGCGTCATCAACGGTCCCGTCACCGCCGTGAACGTGATCGCGCCGTACATCCTGATGGCAACGCTGACCGCACCGCGCCGTTCCATCGTTCTCAGCAGCTCCATGCACCGGTCAGGATCCACCGACTTGAACCGCGCCTTCCGTGGCCCGGGCGACTATTCCACGAGCAAACTGCTTGCCACAACGCTCGCGCTTGCTCTCGCGGCTCGCACCAGCACCCTGTCGCACGCCGTCGACCCCGGATGGGTCCCAACCCGCATGGGAGGACCGAACGCGCCTGACGATTTCGATGCAGGCCACCGCACACAGGAATGGTTGGCCACCGCAGACCCGAAGGATATCCTCCCGGTCAGCGGCGGGTACTGGCACCATCTCCGTCCGCAAGACCCGCACCCTTATACGACCGATCCGGCATTCCAGGACAGCCTCGTCGAAAAGCTGGCACGCCTCACCGGCGTCGCCTTTCCGAAATGA
- a CDS encoding glycosyltransferase family A protein, whose protein sequence is MTPTVDVLVPVHSVHRPVARLARSVLQTSVPIRLVVVAHNVDPSQIEAALGEHRADPRVSVLAFEDGIPSPAGPLRHALERLESPFFMKIDSDDYLADGAIESWTRTQRAHDADIVIPTMRMVGTPRNFPTPPRRPFRTRLDPARDRLAYRTSTMGLIRSELAEKAIPTPGLGTAEDLIPGLRLWFSGGRIVAADARHPYMVAPDALDRVTEVAWPMEQELGFAAALPGESFWAGLDDAARIGIAAKLFRVQLVAALGREARSRLTAEDIRVARDAVRVFEELAPGFARVLSRDDARLLAELVSADADPVALADLARRSRAHLSVGGLLTPRLGDVLRRDAPLRYLGASVLARYRR, encoded by the coding sequence ATGACGCCAACGGTCGACGTCCTCGTCCCCGTCCATTCCGTGCATCGGCCGGTCGCGCGGCTCGCGCGGTCGGTCCTGCAGACCTCCGTGCCGATCCGGCTCGTCGTCGTGGCGCACAATGTGGACCCGAGCCAGATCGAGGCCGCGCTGGGCGAGCACCGGGCAGACCCGCGCGTGAGCGTGCTCGCGTTCGAGGACGGCATCCCCTCGCCTGCAGGTCCGCTCCGGCACGCCCTCGAGCGGCTGGAGTCGCCGTTCTTCATGAAGATCGACTCCGACGACTACCTCGCCGACGGCGCCATCGAGTCGTGGACGCGCACCCAGCGCGCGCACGACGCCGACATCGTGATCCCGACCATGCGGATGGTGGGGACGCCGAGGAACTTCCCGACACCGCCGCGCCGGCCGTTCCGCACGCGGCTGGATCCGGCCAGAGACCGTCTGGCCTACCGCACCAGCACGATGGGCCTCATCCGATCGGAGCTGGCGGAGAAGGCCATCCCGACACCCGGCCTCGGAACGGCGGAGGACCTCATCCCCGGTCTGCGGCTCTGGTTCTCAGGAGGCCGCATCGTCGCGGCCGATGCGCGCCACCCCTACATGGTCGCCCCGGACGCGCTCGACCGCGTCACCGAGGTGGCGTGGCCGATGGAGCAGGAGCTCGGCTTCGCCGCGGCGCTTCCCGGCGAGTCCTTCTGGGCGGGGCTGGACGACGCCGCGCGCATCGGCATCGCGGCGAAGCTCTTCCGGGTGCAACTGGTCGCGGCGCTCGGCAGGGAGGCGCGGTCGCGGCTGACGGCCGAAGACATCCGCGTCGCCCGTGACGCTGTGCGGGTGTTCGAGGAGCTCGCGCCCGGATTCGCCCGGGTGCTCTCCCGCGACGACGCGCGCCTCCTCGCGGAGCTCGTGTCGGCGGACGCCGACCCGGTCGCGCTCGCGGACCTCGCCCGGCGCAGCAGGGCGCACCTGTCGGTGGGCGGACTGCTCACTCCGCGGCTCGGCGACGTCCTGCGTCGCGACGCCCCGCTGCGCTATCTCGGGGCGTCCGTCCTGGCCCGTTACCGACGTTGA
- a CDS encoding SGNH/GDSL hydrolase family protein yields the protein MVSWKPVFVVGSAVATCAAALSAWSAVAQKRARVAAAKARLNETLPVHSKWWRDTATTDGEILYVAIGDSAAQGIGASAPKNSYVGVIADHIRSATGRTVRVVNLSVSGATVALAVADQLPRFAGYEPDIVTVSIGANDIADFDPETFREGIEKVLDALPADAIVADLPYFFFPRNEHKVAVANEILRRAGGERGLTVAPLHEAMQKQGLRGIMTQFAEDLFHPNDHGYRVWASAFLPAVTDLAVRKFPRKPPVAATA from the coding sequence ATGGTGAGCTGGAAGCCGGTATTCGTCGTGGGATCCGCGGTCGCTACGTGCGCGGCCGCGCTGAGCGCGTGGTCGGCGGTGGCGCAGAAGCGGGCGCGCGTCGCGGCGGCGAAGGCGCGGCTCAACGAGACGCTTCCCGTGCACTCCAAGTGGTGGCGGGACACCGCCACCACCGACGGTGAGATCCTGTACGTCGCCATCGGCGACAGCGCCGCGCAGGGGATCGGCGCCTCCGCACCCAAGAACAGCTATGTCGGCGTGATCGCCGACCACATCCGCTCGGCGACCGGACGCACGGTGCGTGTGGTGAACCTCTCGGTGTCCGGGGCGACCGTCGCCCTCGCGGTGGCCGACCAGCTGCCGCGGTTCGCGGGCTACGAGCCCGACATCGTCACCGTCTCCATCGGGGCGAACGACATTGCGGACTTCGACCCCGAGACCTTCCGGGAGGGAATCGAGAAGGTGCTGGACGCGCTGCCCGCCGACGCGATCGTCGCCGACCTGCCGTACTTCTTCTTCCCTCGGAACGAGCACAAGGTCGCGGTCGCCAACGAGATCCTCCGCCGCGCGGGCGGCGAGCGCGGGCTGACGGTCGCGCCGCTGCACGAGGCGATGCAGAAGCAGGGACTGCGCGGCATCATGACGCAGTTCGCCGAGGACCTGTTCCACCCGAACGACCACGGCTACCGGGTGTGGGCCTCGGCGTTCCTCCCCGCGGTCACCGACCTCGCCGTCCGCAAGTTCCCACGCAAGCCGCCGGTCGCGGCGACCGCCTGA
- a CDS encoding aldo/keto reductase, which produces MNDRLTLNNGVTLPPIGFGVFQSAPEETAAAVETALSAGYRHIDTAAGYGNEREVGEGIRRSGIDRGDVIIETKVWVSDYGFDETLHAFEKSAAKLGVEQIDLLILHQPMPQHFDRTIQAYRALEQLLADGRVRAIGVSNFMPHHLEDLRKQTEVVPAVNQVELHPYFTQPNVQRADADFGILTQAWSPIGGITFYPGWGDDTRRSVLEDDTIARIAKTHSKTPAQVMLRWHMQQRRSAIPKSTNPARIAQNIDIFDFELSADELAAIDGLDRAVRGGPDPDENDPSTWELTIPEA; this is translated from the coding sequence ATGAACGACCGCCTGACCCTCAACAATGGAGTGACCCTCCCCCCGATCGGCTTCGGCGTGTTCCAGAGCGCTCCGGAAGAGACGGCTGCGGCGGTCGAAACCGCGCTGAGCGCGGGCTACCGGCACATCGACACCGCGGCGGGTTACGGCAACGAGCGCGAAGTCGGGGAGGGCATCCGCCGCTCCGGAATCGACCGCGGCGACGTCATCATCGAGACGAAGGTATGGGTGAGCGACTACGGCTTCGACGAGACCCTGCACGCGTTCGAGAAGAGTGCCGCGAAGCTCGGTGTCGAGCAGATCGACCTGCTGATCCTGCACCAGCCCATGCCGCAGCACTTCGACCGCACCATCCAGGCCTACCGCGCCCTGGAACAGCTGCTCGCCGACGGGCGGGTACGTGCTATCGGGGTAAGCAACTTCATGCCCCACCATCTCGAGGACCTGCGAAAGCAGACCGAGGTCGTGCCGGCCGTGAACCAGGTAGAGCTGCACCCCTACTTCACCCAGCCCAACGTGCAACGCGCCGACGCGGACTTCGGCATCCTCACCCAGGCCTGGTCCCCGATCGGCGGCATCACCTTCTACCCCGGCTGGGGCGACGACACCCGCCGAAGCGTTCTCGAGGACGACACGATTGCACGCATCGCCAAGACCCACAGCAAAACGCCGGCGCAGGTGATGCTGCGCTGGCACATGCAGCAGCGCCGCTCGGCCATTCCCAAATCGACCAACCCAGCTCGCATCGCCCAGAACATCGACATCTTCGATTTCGAGCTGAGCGCCGACGAACTCGCGGCGATTGACGGCCTCGACCGCGCCGTACGTGGCGGTCCCGATCCCGACGAAAACGACCCCTCGACCTGGGAACTTACGATCCCCGAAGCGTGA
- a CDS encoding helix-turn-helix transcriptional regulator → MADPAEIRTFLTSRRARITPEQAGVPSFGGARRVPGLRREEVAHLAGVSTDYYAKLERGNTRGVSPEVLEAIARALQLDDTERAHLFDLVQPAAAAFRRKPQSTSRTVVASGTQSVLDALTVPAIVQNARHHFVATNALGAALYSLPYPTRGGELFNAAAYQFLDSRAANFFRDADLAKRNVVALLHQAAGRNPYDDALIQLIGRLSTQSAEFRALWASHDVIRYQRGTKRYHHPIVGDLEFGYESFDLTTEPGLTMLVYTIEPHSSTAERMVLLGSLTTTSDLTTHPENA, encoded by the coding sequence ATGGCTGACCCCGCGGAGATCAGAACCTTCCTCACGTCGCGACGCGCGCGTATCACGCCTGAGCAGGCCGGCGTGCCCAGCTTTGGTGGCGCCCGTCGCGTGCCGGGGCTGCGCCGCGAGGAAGTGGCCCACTTGGCTGGCGTCAGCACCGACTACTACGCAAAGCTGGAGCGTGGGAACACCCGCGGAGTATCACCTGAAGTGCTCGAGGCGATCGCCCGGGCGCTGCAACTCGACGACACCGAGCGGGCGCACCTGTTCGACCTGGTGCAGCCGGCCGCGGCAGCCTTCCGGCGCAAGCCCCAGTCGACCAGCCGCACGGTGGTGGCGTCGGGGACGCAGTCGGTGCTCGACGCCCTCACCGTTCCCGCCATCGTGCAGAACGCCCGCCACCACTTCGTCGCGACGAATGCCCTGGGTGCCGCGCTTTATAGCCTGCCGTATCCCACTCGCGGGGGTGAGCTCTTCAACGCTGCGGCGTATCAGTTCCTCGACTCGCGCGCCGCGAATTTCTTCCGCGACGCTGACCTGGCCAAGCGCAACGTCGTGGCGCTGCTGCATCAGGCCGCCGGCCGCAACCCGTATGACGACGCCCTCATCCAACTGATCGGGCGGCTCTCAACTCAGAGCGCCGAATTCCGAGCCCTGTGGGCCTCGCACGACGTCATCCGCTATCAACGCGGCACGAAGAGATACCACCACCCCATCGTGGGCGACCTCGAGTTCGGCTACGAGTCCTTCGACCTCACGACCGAGCCGGGCCTCACCATGCTCGTCTACACGATCGAACCGCACTCATCCACGGCCGAGCGGATGGTACTGCTCGGCTCCCTGACCACCACCTCGGACCTTACGACCCACCCGGAGAACGCATGA